The Marivivens sp. LCG002 genome contains a region encoding:
- a CDS encoding DMT family transporter: MNYRTGIFFVLASGVLWSFHGTIIRQLDDAQAWTVLFWRSLAMLPVLWVLVSFRSNGAPVKALRASGWIGFLGGLGLVAAMGGAIVAFQTTTVANAAFLLAASPFLAAIIGRLILKEAVSTQTKIAIALAMFGIFVMVKDGLSSGALVGNVAGLIAALGFAFFSVTLRWSKAEDSLPVTFIGAVLAVIIAGAFAIVTNQGLAITYTDLAWCVLMGTVTLSGGKILYTLGSRTVPSAELTLLSNTEVLLAPIWVWLILGEVASFGTILGGSIVLVAIAYSALSRVRRKLPPIAATPV, from the coding sequence ATGAACTATCGAACCGGAATCTTCTTCGTGCTGGCATCGGGTGTTCTATGGTCATTCCATGGGACAATCATTCGCCAGCTAGACGATGCCCAAGCCTGGACCGTCCTCTTTTGGCGCTCGCTTGCGATGCTGCCTGTGCTTTGGGTGCTTGTCTCGTTTCGATCGAACGGCGCACCGGTCAAGGCCCTCCGCGCCTCTGGATGGATCGGTTTTCTCGGCGGCCTTGGGTTGGTTGCCGCGATGGGCGGTGCAATCGTAGCCTTTCAAACGACCACAGTCGCGAACGCGGCCTTTTTGCTTGCTGCGTCGCCTTTCCTGGCGGCGATCATCGGCAGGCTGATCCTTAAAGAAGCAGTTTCGACCCAGACTAAAATTGCCATCGCACTGGCAATGTTCGGGATCTTTGTCATGGTGAAAGACGGACTTTCATCGGGAGCGCTCGTTGGAAACGTCGCAGGCCTTATTGCTGCCCTCGGATTTGCGTTTTTCAGCGTCACGCTGCGTTGGAGCAAGGCAGAAGACAGCCTCCCCGTCACATTCATCGGCGCTGTGCTTGCCGTCATCATCGCCGGCGCATTCGCGATCGTGACCAATCAAGGGCTCGCGATCACATATACCGACCTTGCTTGGTGCGTGCTGATGGGAACCGTCACGTTGAGCGGAGGGAAGATACTCTACACATTGGGAAGCCGCACGGTGCCTTCTGCCGAACTCACGCTTTTGTCGAATACGGAAGTCTTGCTCGCCCCGATCTGGGTCTGGCTGATCCTTGGTGAAGTCGCCAGCTTCGGAACCATTCTCGGCGGCTCTATCGTGCTTGTCGCGATCGCCTATAGCGCACTAAGCCGCGTCCGCAGAAAGCTGCCGCCAATCGCAGCAACGCCCGTTTAG
- a CDS encoding esterase-like activity of phytase family protein, translating to MTFKSVCLTSILALAAGQAMAEMNFNRISSFATPLNNADQTAQSSAEIIAASDDGMTLVYTDSPLGVVGLINITDPKAPKAKGSVALEGEPTSVTVIGNTAFVGVNTSESYTNPSGKLVSVNLADGSIMGECDLGGQPDSTAHTDAGDTVVVAIENERDEDFGNGRVGQQPAGYMVTVGIANEAMDCATLKKIDVTGLTEIAPEDPEPEFVDVNANGEIAVTLQENNAIIVLNADGSVQSQFSAGSVDLEGIDATDERGALVFTESQPARLREPDGLQWIDNDQVMIANEGDMDGGSRSITVFHKDGTLVWESGNAFETPIIQAGHYPDKRSDAKGVEPEGMEIAKFGEVTYAFILSERASTISVYDVTDAANPVFKQVLPSGISPEGAIAIPKRGLLATANEVDLGEDGGARAHVMIYELQDAPAAYPQLTSEGADELIGWGAISGMVADENGMIYAVNDSFYGFQPRIFTIDPSQTPARIIAATDVTRAGHAAQKLDMEGITLDGEGGYWIASEGRTDRLVPHALLHVNSKGEIKEEIALPAELLAVETRFGFEGITKVGDTLWMAVQREWADDAAGFTKLVAYNTDTKEWGAVLYPLDAVEAGWIGLSEIQVHGDYVYLIERDNQIGAAAKIKQVTRVALSEMVPATLGGELPVVTKEVVHDLIPDLAAQGGYIVDKIEGMAIMEDGTIWMSTDNDGVDDSSGETFFWSIGQF from the coding sequence ATGACCTTCAAGTCCGTTTGTTTGACTTCGATCCTTGCGTTGGCCGCCGGTCAAGCGATGGCCGAGATGAACTTCAACCGTATTTCCTCTTTTGCGACCCCGCTCAACAATGCAGACCAAACGGCTCAATCCTCTGCCGAGATCATCGCGGCCTCGGATGATGGTATGACCCTTGTCTATACCGATAGCCCGCTTGGCGTCGTCGGCCTTATCAATATCACCGATCCCAAGGCGCCCAAGGCAAAAGGCAGTGTCGCTTTGGAGGGCGAGCCGACCTCTGTCACCGTGATCGGAAATACCGCCTTTGTGGGCGTCAATACTTCGGAATCCTATACCAACCCCTCGGGCAAGCTCGTTTCGGTCAATCTGGCTGATGGTTCGATCATGGGCGAATGCGATCTTGGTGGACAGCCTGACTCGACCGCACACACCGACGCGGGCGATACGGTCGTCGTCGCCATCGAGAACGAGCGCGACGAAGATTTCGGCAACGGCCGTGTCGGGCAACAGCCTGCTGGTTATATGGTCACCGTCGGCATCGCGAATGAGGCCATGGACTGCGCCACGCTCAAGAAAATCGACGTCACGGGTCTCACCGAGATTGCTCCTGAAGATCCCGAGCCCGAGTTTGTCGACGTGAATGCCAACGGCGAGATCGCCGTAACGCTTCAGGAAAACAATGCCATTATCGTTCTGAATGCTGACGGTTCCGTCCAGAGCCAGTTCTCGGCAGGCAGTGTCGATCTTGAAGGCATAGACGCTACGGACGAGCGTGGCGCCTTGGTCTTTACCGAAAGCCAGCCCGCACGTCTTCGTGAGCCCGATGGGCTTCAGTGGATCGACAACGACCAAGTGATGATCGCCAACGAAGGCGACATGGACGGCGGGTCGCGTTCGATCACTGTCTTCCACAAAGACGGCACGCTGGTTTGGGAGTCGGGCAATGCCTTTGAAACTCCGATCATTCAGGCAGGCCACTATCCCGACAAACGTTCGGACGCCAAAGGCGTAGAGCCTGAGGGCATGGAAATCGCCAAATTCGGAGAAGTGACCTATGCCTTCATCCTCTCTGAGCGCGCTTCAACCATTTCGGTTTACGATGTGACCGATGCTGCAAACCCAGTGTTTAAACAGGTGCTGCCTTCGGGAATTTCGCCCGAGGGTGCGATTGCCATTCCCAAGCGCGGGCTTCTGGCTACCGCGAACGAGGTTGATCTTGGCGAAGATGGGGGCGCGCGCGCCCATGTCATGATCTACGAGCTTCAGGATGCTCCCGCCGCCTATCCGCAACTGACCTCGGAAGGGGCAGACGAGCTCATCGGCTGGGGGGCGATCTCTGGCATGGTCGCCGATGAAAACGGTATGATCTATGCGGTTAACGATAGCTTCTACGGCTTCCAACCGCGTATCTTCACCATCGATCCGTCGCAAACGCCCGCCCGCATCATCGCGGCGACCGATGTCACCCGCGCAGGTCATGCGGCACAAAAACTCGATATGGAAGGCATCACCCTTGATGGCGAGGGCGGCTACTGGATCGCCTCCGAAGGCCGCACCGACCGCCTTGTCCCCCATGCACTCCTGCATGTGAATTCAAAAGGTGAGATCAAGGAAGAGATCGCGCTTCCCGCCGAGCTTCTGGCTGTCGAGACCCGTTTCGGCTTTGAGGGGATCACCAAAGTCGGCGACACCCTCTGGATGGCGGTTCAGCGCGAATGGGCAGATGACGCCGCAGGTTTCACCAAGCTCGTTGCCTATAACACCGATACGAAGGAATGGGGCGCTGTGCTCTATCCGCTCGACGCTGTTGAAGCGGGCTGGATCGGTCTGTCGGAAATTCAGGTGCACGGTGACTATGTTTACCTGATCGAGCGCGACAATCAGATCGGGGCTGCGGCCAAGATCAAGCAAGTGACTCGCGTTGCGCTCTCCGAGATGGTGCCTGCCACCCTTGGCGGCGAGCTACCCGTCGTGACCAAAGAGGTTGTTCATGACCTGATCCCCGATCTGGCGGCCCAAGGCGGCTATATCGTGGACAAGATCGAAGGCATGGCGATCATGGAGGACGGCACGATCTGGATGTCGACCGACAACGATGGCGTCGATGACAGCTCGGGCGAGACCTTCTTCTGGTCGATCGGCCAGTTCTGA
- a CDS encoding SH3 domain-containing protein: MNRKTLSLFAFLAVLAGCGNSILTNPVSVERAGEGEFLKLRAGPGLGYRIVLGLPDGTRLQKGTCTTEVGQLWCKVSLADAPQVTGYVAADYLSDF; this comes from the coding sequence ATGAACAGAAAAACTCTCTCGCTCTTCGCCTTCCTTGCCGTTCTGGCGGGATGCGGCAACAGCATTCTGACCAATCCTGTCTCTGTCGAGCGCGCAGGTGAAGGTGAATTTCTGAAACTGCGGGCGGGCCCCGGTCTCGGGTATCGGATCGTGCTTGGGCTTCCAGATGGCACGCGCCTTCAAAAAGGCACCTGCACCACCGAAGTCGGCCAGCTTTGGTGCAAGGTCTCGCTTGCTGATGCGCCGCAGGTGACGGGCTATGTCGCAGCGGATTATCTGTCGGACTTCTGA
- a CDS encoding DUF1109 domain-containing protein gives METDELIAALAADATPAKRPRLIARAVIGALCTVVLVLVLYGLRPDLIDALKAGPVQAKHFFTLFVLVGLTRLLTRAPVGERANMRPLWITGTAIAVLWGGAAAMGGDPMGQTALACFVSIPLLALPVIGLMFAGLRHRVEPFAAERGFLTGLFAGAVSASIYAVHCVEDAPAFYLLWYTAGIVVSGAIGHLIGKRVLSV, from the coding sequence ATGGAAACCGATGAGCTGATTGCAGCCCTTGCTGCCGATGCGACCCCTGCAAAGCGGCCTCGTTTGATCGCTCGTGCGGTGATTGGAGCGCTGTGCACGGTTGTTTTGGTGTTGGTTCTTTACGGGCTGCGCCCCGATTTGATCGATGCTTTGAAAGCAGGTCCCGTTCAGGCCAAACATTTCTTTACGTTGTTTGTCTTGGTGGGGCTTACGCGGCTTTTGACGCGTGCACCCGTCGGAGAGCGGGCAAATATGCGCCCCCTCTGGATTACGGGCACGGCGATTGCGGTCCTGTGGGGCGGCGCTGCTGCAATGGGCGGCGATCCGATGGGGCAGACGGCGCTCGCCTGTTTCGTTTCGATCCCGCTGCTTGCGCTCCCCGTTATCGGGCTGATGTTTGCAGGCCTTCGCCATCGCGTCGAACCCTTTGCCGCCGAGCGCGGCTTTCTCACTGGGCTCTTTGCAGGGGCGGTTTCGGCCTCGATCTATGCGGTGCACTGCGTTGAAGATGCACCTGCCTTTTATCTTCTTTGGTATACGGCCGGGATTGTGGTCAGCGGCGCTATTGGTCATTTGATCGGAAAGCGGGTGCTGAGCGTCTAG
- a CDS encoding sigma factor-like helix-turn-helix DNA-binding protein encodes MTTQDHEIEDLMRKGLVGDRRAYAQCLSLLAPRMRAMARRDLAFVHANLVEDVVQEALLSIHLKRGSWDQTRPLLPWVRIIVKHKAIDLVRMVRSSAPHEPIDDHADIGAQTSDPLAGLHLEQALARLSEKDAALVRGHAVEGLDAETLSTKFGMAPGAMRVALHRALRRLADMARKDEEWKPMS; translated from the coding sequence ATGACAACGCAAGATCACGAGATCGAAGATTTGATGCGCAAAGGGCTGGTGGGAGACCGCCGTGCCTATGCCCAATGTCTTTCGCTTCTCGCGCCTCGCATGCGTGCGATGGCGCGGCGGGACCTTGCCTTTGTTCATGCAAACCTTGTCGAGGATGTGGTGCAGGAAGCTTTGCTTTCCATCCACCTCAAACGCGGCAGCTGGGACCAGACCCGTCCTTTGCTCCCGTGGGTGCGGATCATCGTCAAGCACAAGGCGATCGATCTAGTGCGTATGGTGCGCAGTAGTGCGCCCCATGAGCCTATCGATGATCATGCAGACATCGGGGCGCAAACGAGCGACCCGCTTGCAGGCTTGCATCTGGAACAGGCCCTCGCGCGGCTTTCGGAGAAGGATGCCGCTTTGGTAAGGGGACATGCAGTCGAGGGGCTTGATGCCGAAACACTCTCGACCAAATTCGGTATGGCACCCGGAGCGATGCGCGTGGCTTTGCACCGCGCGCTCAGACGGCTGGCCGACATGGCACGAAAGGACGAAGAATGGAAACCGATGAGCTGA